A genomic window from Halorubrum trapanicum includes:
- the ptsP gene encoding phosphoenolpyruvate--protein phosphotransferase, with amino-acid sequence MRTLDGVGSTPRAGVGTARWYRPDADLTLPDRPDPDSVDVDAELDRYEAARDDVREALREARDRTAERVGEEEAAVFEAHEGFLDDPTIVEDVEAAVRGGTPAAHAVADRFDEAVSQFEGMEGRMAERADDLRDVRDRLLRALLDRESGGSTAADLAALPEGTVLLAERLTPSDTAALDPDAVAGIATVEGGRTSHAAIIARSLAIPAVVGVGEALESVADGETLLVDGEAGEVVVDPNEARRDAVREAGPDAIRERVETADGRPVEVAANVGGEAELGPAAERGADGVGLFRTEFLFVDREAPPSEAEQYEAVTAALSAFDDPKDRVVVRTLDVGGDKPVPYLDLPDEENPFLGRRGVRLSLDEHADLFETQLRALLRAAATEAGDGLAVMFPLVTRVEEVERAVDAVDSVADDLTDEGVAHAVPELGAMVETPAAAFLADALADRLDFLSVGTNDLSQYVMAADRGNDAVAEYHDPLHPAVLRALDHTTAAVEGTDAWVGMCGEMAGDPALTELLVGLGFDELSMSAVTVPDVKRRIRGVDADAAASLAADAVACETRSEVLDVLGLDDRAA; translated from the coding sequence GTGAGGACGCTCGACGGCGTCGGCAGCACGCCGCGTGCGGGGGTCGGGACGGCGCGCTGGTACCGCCCGGACGCCGACCTGACGCTCCCCGACCGCCCGGATCCCGACTCGGTCGACGTCGACGCGGAACTGGATCGCTACGAGGCGGCCCGGGACGACGTGCGCGAGGCCCTGCGCGAGGCCCGCGACCGGACCGCCGAGCGCGTCGGCGAGGAGGAGGCGGCGGTGTTCGAGGCCCACGAGGGGTTCCTCGACGATCCGACGATAGTCGAGGACGTGGAGGCCGCGGTCCGCGGCGGGACGCCCGCGGCGCACGCCGTCGCGGACCGGTTCGACGAGGCGGTCTCGCAGTTCGAGGGGATGGAGGGCCGGATGGCCGAGCGCGCCGACGACCTGCGCGACGTCCGCGACCGGCTGCTCCGCGCGCTCCTCGACCGCGAATCCGGCGGGTCGACCGCCGCCGACCTCGCCGCGCTCCCCGAGGGGACGGTCCTGCTCGCGGAGCGGCTCACCCCGAGCGACACCGCCGCGCTCGACCCGGACGCGGTCGCCGGAATCGCCACGGTCGAGGGGGGCCGCACCTCACACGCCGCGATCATCGCGCGGTCGCTGGCGATCCCCGCGGTCGTCGGCGTGGGCGAGGCGCTCGAATCGGTCGCGGACGGAGAGACCCTCCTCGTCGACGGTGAGGCCGGCGAGGTCGTCGTCGACCCGAACGAGGCGCGCCGCGACGCGGTGCGGGAGGCGGGTCCGGACGCGATCCGCGAGCGCGTCGAGACGGCAGACGGCCGGCCGGTCGAGGTCGCGGCCAACGTCGGCGGCGAGGCCGAGTTGGGGCCGGCCGCCGAGCGCGGCGCCGACGGGGTCGGGCTGTTCCGCACCGAGTTCCTCTTCGTCGACCGCGAGGCACCGCCGAGCGAGGCGGAGCAGTACGAGGCCGTGACGGCGGCGCTGTCGGCGTTCGACGACCCCAAGGACCGGGTCGTCGTACGCACACTCGACGTCGGCGGCGACAAGCCGGTCCCCTACCTCGACCTCCCGGACGAGGAGAACCCGTTCCTCGGGCGGCGCGGGGTCCGGCTGTCGCTCGACGAGCACGCGGACCTCTTCGAGACGCAGCTCCGGGCGCTGCTCCGGGCCGCCGCGACCGAGGCGGGCGACGGGCTGGCCGTGATGTTCCCGCTCGTGACGCGGGTCGAGGAAGTCGAGCGCGCGGTCGACGCCGTCGACTCGGTCGCCGACGACCTCACCGACGAGGGCGTCGCCCACGCGGTCCCCGAGCTGGGCGCGATGGTCGAGACGCCGGCGGCGGCATTCCTCGCGGACGCGCTCGCCGACCGCCTCGACTTCCTGAGCGTCGGGACGAACGACCTCTCGCAGTACGTGATGGCGGCCGACCGCGGGAACGACGCGGTCGCCGAGTACCACGACCCGCTCCACCCGGCGGTGCTGCGCGCGCTCGACCACACGACCGCGGCCGTCGAGGGGACCGACGCCTGGGTCGGGATGTGCGGCGAGATGGCCGGCGATCCGGCGCTGACGGAGCTGCTCGTCGGGCTGGGCTTCGACGAGCTCAGCATGAGCGCGGTGACGGTCCCGGACGTGAAACGGCGGATCCGCGGGGTCGATGCCGACGCCGCGGCGTCGCTCGCGGCCGACGCGGTCGCCTGCGAGACGCGGAGCGAGGTGCTGGACGTGCTTGGCCTCGACGACCGCGCGGCGTAG
- the dhaM gene encoding dihydroxyacetone kinase phosphoryl donor subunit DhaM, with the protein MVGIVVVSHSERAAEGIAEVAAEMAGDTRIEPVGGDGKGGIGTVPDAIEDAIDAAAGEGSDAADADGVVVLVDLGSAVMNADVAVELSEAEAVIADAPVLEGAVNAAVAATDPSATVESVREQAEAARDIEKL; encoded by the coding sequence ATGGTCGGGATCGTCGTCGTCTCGCACAGCGAGCGCGCCGCGGAGGGGATCGCGGAGGTCGCCGCCGAGATGGCCGGCGACACCCGCATCGAGCCGGTCGGCGGCGACGGGAAGGGCGGGATCGGCACCGTCCCCGACGCCATCGAGGACGCCATCGACGCCGCGGCCGGGGAGGGGAGTGACGCCGCCGACGCGGACGGCGTCGTCGTCCTCGTCGACCTCGGCAGCGCGGTGATGAACGCGGACGTCGCCGTCGAACTGAGCGAGGCGGAGGCGGTAATCGCCGACGCCCCCGTCCTCGAGGGCGCGGTCAACGCGGCGGTCGCGGCCACCGACCCGTCGGCCACGGTCGAGTCCGTCCGCGAGCAGGCGGAGGCGGCCCGCGACATCGAGAAGCTGTAA